One Tumebacillus sp. BK434 genomic window carries:
- the lipA gene encoding lipoyl synthase has product MEELNVLDNSPKTEEERPLRRPDWLKIQLRTGPNFTELKDLLRGNTLHTVCEEARCPNIYECWENRTATFMILGDICTRACGFCAVKTGLPSELDLQEPERVADSAEIMKLRHAVVTSVARDDLKDHGASVFAETVRAIRRRMPLCTVEVLPSDMGGQYEALKVLLDAEPDIFNHNIETVRRLTPRVRAKATYDRTLEVLRFAKEYKPQIPTKSSLMLGHGETWEEIIQVMDDLRAVDVDIMTMGQYLQPTKKHLPVKKYWTPDEFAALKEEALKRGFKHVESGPLVRSSYHAHEQAQSADQKFKENA; this is encoded by the coding sequence GTGGAAGAACTGAACGTTCTGGACAATTCCCCAAAGACGGAGGAGGAGCGCCCGTTGCGCCGGCCGGATTGGCTGAAGATCCAGCTGCGCACAGGCCCCAACTTCACGGAACTGAAAGATCTGTTGCGGGGAAATACGCTCCACACCGTCTGTGAAGAAGCACGTTGCCCGAACATCTATGAATGCTGGGAGAACCGGACGGCGACCTTTATGATCCTCGGTGATATCTGCACCCGCGCCTGCGGGTTCTGCGCAGTGAAGACGGGCCTTCCGTCGGAGCTGGACCTGCAGGAGCCGGAGCGCGTGGCCGACTCGGCAGAGATCATGAAGCTGCGCCATGCCGTGGTAACCTCGGTTGCCCGCGACGACCTGAAAGATCACGGTGCTTCCGTGTTTGCGGAGACGGTGCGGGCGATCCGCCGCCGGATGCCGCTGTGCACGGTGGAAGTGCTCCCGTCCGATATGGGCGGCCAATACGAAGCTTTGAAGGTGCTGCTCGATGCGGAGCCGGACATCTTCAACCACAACATCGAGACGGTACGCCGCTTGACGCCGAGAGTGCGCGCCAAAGCGACGTATGACCGCACGCTGGAAGTGCTGCGCTTCGCCAAAGAGTACAAACCGCAGATCCCGACCAAGTCGTCGCTGATGCTCGGCCACGGTGAAACGTGGGAAGAGATCATTCAGGTGATGGATGACTTGCGGGCTGTCGATGTGGATATCATGACGATGGGACAATACTTGCAGCCGACGAAGAAACATCTGCCAGTTAAAAAATACTGGACGCCGGATGAGTTCGCCGCTTTGAAAGAAGAGGCGCTGAAGCGCGGCTTCAAGCATGTCGAGTCGGGTCCGCTGGTGCGCAGTTCCTATCATGCGCATGAGCAAGCCCAGTCGGCAGATCAAAAGTTTAAAGAAAACGCGTAA
- a CDS encoding methyl-accepting chemotaxis protein, with translation MFKRFSFFQKNLLLSAIFTFLVGIILIAASYYFEGKVITETLSQQGKGLGNLIANSFDPDLVKKAETELDVNAESQKELVAQLDKISKYNTNVAQGYLFEGKLNENNMFKSITNPSSLIEVGAVPGAEMEPFPSYVAAVERANATKEPATTEIYDDQFGTWFTVITPVLDSSGNVVAMFAVDMSATIIRESQLSMVMRLAAALVVLFLIILAVQFFFLKRMLNPIKDLSNAVDEVGAGNLNVELDVKSQDEIGVVAAGFNEMVKKIRNMMKEIESATGQLVTTFTQVAAVSDNSKGQAEHVLRSLQEISTTTEYLASEAERGNSQLWDINAKIGEILEHTSEAHSSIAKCVDESAQGIDIVEGLKQKSSQTEAITLGLGQKIYSLEERTRRINSLLSSIQDVAEQTGLLSLNASIEAARAGEHGRGFSVVADEIRKLSANTKQASQEIDELLSDISRDIVSTGQEMRIAEDSLREQTNQVEDTIQSFYHIRNNVQAVASSVQKVTQTIQVVEQSKESLLSTVESVSSMSEQTAASVELIQQNFTEQLKSIYSLNDSNQALQEQANRLASQLIRTEDEAEGSENETPQNQG, from the coding sequence ATGTTTAAAAGATTTTCCTTTTTTCAGAAAAATCTTTTGCTCTCAGCCATTTTTACCTTCTTAGTCGGCATCATCCTGATTGCAGCCTCCTACTACTTTGAAGGCAAGGTCATCACCGAGACCCTCTCCCAGCAAGGCAAGGGCTTGGGCAACCTGATCGCGAACAGCTTTGATCCGGATTTGGTCAAGAAGGCCGAAACCGAGTTGGATGTCAACGCAGAATCGCAAAAAGAACTTGTCGCACAGCTGGACAAGATCTCGAAATACAACACGAACGTCGCACAAGGGTATCTGTTCGAAGGGAAGCTGAACGAAAACAACATGTTCAAATCGATCACCAACCCGTCTTCCCTGATCGAAGTCGGCGCCGTGCCGGGCGCTGAGATGGAACCTTTCCCCTCCTACGTCGCTGCGGTGGAACGAGCAAACGCGACGAAGGAGCCGGCGACCACCGAAATCTATGATGACCAGTTTGGCACTTGGTTCACCGTCATCACGCCGGTGCTTGACTCTTCCGGCAACGTCGTAGCGATGTTTGCGGTCGACATGAGCGCAACGATCATCCGCGAATCGCAACTCTCGATGGTGATGCGTCTGGCAGCCGCGCTGGTCGTGCTGTTCCTGATCATCCTCGCCGTCCAGTTCTTCTTCCTGAAGCGCATGCTGAACCCGATCAAAGACCTGTCCAACGCAGTGGATGAAGTTGGCGCGGGCAACTTGAACGTGGAACTCGATGTGAAGAGCCAGGATGAGATCGGCGTCGTCGCAGCCGGCTTCAACGAGATGGTGAAGAAGATTCGCAACATGATGAAAGAGATCGAATCGGCGACCGGCCAGCTCGTCACGACGTTTACGCAGGTAGCTGCCGTTTCTGACAACTCCAAAGGCCAGGCGGAGCACGTGCTGCGTTCCCTGCAGGAGATCTCCACGACGACCGAATACCTCGCTTCTGAAGCGGAGCGCGGGAACAGCCAGCTGTGGGACATCAACGCGAAGATCGGCGAAATCCTCGAGCATACGTCCGAAGCGCACAGCTCGATCGCGAAATGTGTGGACGAATCGGCGCAAGGGATCGACATCGTGGAAGGGCTCAAGCAAAAGTCTTCGCAGACGGAAGCGATCACTTTGGGTCTCGGCCAGAAGATCTACTCGCTCGAAGAGCGTACCCGCCGCATCAACTCCCTGCTCTCGAGCATTCAGGACGTTGCCGAACAGACCGGTTTGCTCTCCCTGAACGCTTCCATCGAAGCAGCGCGCGCAGGCGAACATGGCCGCGGCTTCTCCGTCGTCGCTGACGAGATCCGCAAGCTGTCGGCGAACACCAAGCAAGCCTCGCAGGAGATCGATGAGCTCTTGAGCGACATCTCCCGCGACATCGTCTCGACCGGTCAGGAAATGCGCATCGCGGAAGATTCACTCCGTGAGCAGACCAACCAGGTTGAAGACACGATCCAAAGCTTCTACCACATCCGCAACAACGTGCAAGCGGTCGCATCGTCCGTGCAAAAGGTCACCCAGACGATCCAAGTCGTCGAGCAGAGCAAAGAGTCCCTGCTCTCAACGGTCGAATCGGTCTCCTCGATGTCCGAACAAACGGCTGCATCGGTCGAGCTGATCCAACAGAACTTCACGGAACAGCTCAAGTCGATCTACTCGCTCAACGACTCCAACCAAGCGCTCCAGGAGCAGGCAAACCGCCTTGCCAGCCAGCTGATCCGCACCGAAGACGAAGCTGAAGGCAGCGAGAACGAAACTCCGCAAAACCAGGGCTAA
- the trpS gene encoding tryptophan--tRNA ligase: protein MKRVFSGVQPSGNLTIGNYLGAIKQFVEMQNEAEAFYCVVDLHAITVPQDPAELRKRSREIAQLYLACGVDPAQATVFIQSHVKEHAELGWILQCASYMGELNRMTQYKDKSEGKQSVHVGLYTYPVLMAADILLYDTTHVPVGDDQKQHIELTRDIATRFNGRFGDTFVLPEPHIQEFGARIMALDEPTKKMSKSAENEGSRIAILEDPAVFKKKIMRAVTDTENEIRFDEDNKPGVSNLLTIYSLFAGEPVDAIVARYQGQGYGNLKKDLVEVMTDKLGTIQKRYNELSDPAELDKILAASAERARTIAEQTVNRVKDAMGLMRL from the coding sequence TTGAAACGAGTATTTTCCGGTGTACAACCGTCAGGCAACCTGACGATCGGCAACTATTTGGGCGCGATCAAGCAGTTTGTGGAGATGCAAAATGAGGCGGAAGCTTTCTACTGTGTCGTCGACCTGCATGCGATCACCGTCCCGCAAGACCCGGCCGAGCTGCGCAAGCGCTCGCGGGAGATCGCCCAGCTCTATCTGGCGTGCGGGGTCGACCCGGCCCAGGCGACCGTCTTTATCCAGTCGCATGTCAAAGAGCACGCGGAACTGGGCTGGATTCTGCAATGCGCCTCTTATATGGGTGAACTGAACCGCATGACCCAGTACAAGGACAAGTCGGAAGGGAAGCAGTCGGTGCACGTCGGCCTGTATACGTATCCGGTGCTGATGGCGGCCGACATCCTGCTTTACGACACGACGCATGTGCCGGTCGGCGACGACCAGAAGCAGCACATCGAGCTGACCCGCGACATCGCAACGCGCTTCAACGGCCGCTTTGGCGACACGTTTGTGCTGCCGGAGCCGCATATTCAGGAGTTTGGCGCGCGGATCATGGCGCTGGACGAGCCGACGAAGAAGATGTCCAAATCGGCGGAGAACGAAGGTTCGCGCATCGCGATTCTCGAAGATCCGGCCGTGTTCAAGAAAAAGATCATGCGCGCCGTGACCGATACCGAAAATGAGATCCGCTTTGACGAAGACAACAAGCCGGGCGTTTCCAACCTGCTGACGATCTACTCGCTGTTTGCCGGCGAGCCGGTCGACGCGATCGTCGCCCGCTATCAGGGTCAAGGCTATGGCAACCTGAAAAAAGACCTCGTCGAAGTGATGACCGACAAGCTCGGCACGATCCAAAAGCGCTACAACGAGCTGAGCGATCCGGCAGAGCTGGACAAGATTCTCGCCGCCAGCGCCGAGCGCGCCCGCACGATCGCCGAACAGACGGTCAACCGCGTGAAAGACGCGATGGGTCTGATGCGCCTGTAA
- the lipB gene encoding lipoyl(octanoyl) transferase LipB yields MKPHCQVYDLGKIEYGPAFDLQKQAVRAMLEGKLGNTILLLEHAPVFTVGRSGGAENVLVTPEQREQLGITMFDVDRGGDVTYHGPGQLVGYPILHLEPWKNDVRHYVRMLEEVIIRVLADFGVTGGRKEGMTGAWVGDEKICAIGVKANRDTAHKGFITSHGFAFNIRPDLSHFDYIVPCGITEYGVTSLYRLLGQAPDMQEMKLRWVKAFTEVFEVTVEWPTDDFAKKLQAGPESDPSDNHAFRTDTMY; encoded by the coding sequence ATGAAACCGCATTGTCAGGTCTATGACCTCGGGAAGATCGAGTACGGCCCGGCATTCGACCTGCAGAAGCAGGCGGTGCGGGCGATGCTGGAGGGGAAGCTTGGCAATACGATCCTGCTGCTCGAGCACGCGCCGGTGTTCACCGTCGGCCGCTCCGGCGGGGCGGAGAACGTGCTGGTGACGCCGGAGCAGCGGGAGCAGCTCGGGATCACGATGTTCGACGTCGACCGCGGCGGCGATGTCACTTATCACGGGCCGGGTCAGCTGGTCGGCTATCCGATCCTGCATCTGGAGCCGTGGAAAAATGATGTGCGCCACTATGTGCGGATGTTAGAAGAGGTGATCATTCGGGTCCTCGCCGATTTCGGTGTCACAGGCGGCCGAAAAGAGGGCATGACGGGCGCCTGGGTCGGGGATGAGAAGATCTGTGCCATCGGCGTGAAAGCGAACCGTGACACCGCCCACAAAGGCTTTATCACGTCCCACGGGTTCGCCTTCAACATTCGTCCGGATCTGTCCCATTTCGACTACATCGTTCCCTGCGGCATCACGGAGTATGGCGTGACCTCCCTGTACCGTCTGCTCGGCCAGGCCCCGGATATGCAGGAGATGAAGCTGCGCTGGGTCAAAGCGTTCACCGAAGTCTTCGAGGTCACCGTCGAGTGGCCAACCGATGACTTCGCCAAGAAGCTCCAAGCCGGGCCGGAAAGCGATCCCAGCGACAATCACGCGTTCCGTACGGACACGATGTACTAA
- a CDS encoding alpha-ketoacid dehydrogenase subunit beta: MAIKSYIEAVTEALDQEMERDSSIFILGEDVGVRGGVFRATAGLIEKYGEDRVIDSPLSESAIVGVSIGAAMVGMRPVAEIQFADFIFPAYNQIVSEAARIRYRTKSDWTVPMTIRAPYGGGVHGALYHSQSVEALFHHVPGLKIVMPSTPYDVKGLLTAAMRDNDPVLFFEHKRCYRLIKGEVPEEQYTIEIGKADVKREGHDVTVITYGLMVHYALEAAETLAQEGISTHILDLRTIKPIDREAILEATKKTGKVLIVHEDSKFGGVGGEISAIIAEEALFDLDAPIQRLCGPDVPAMPYSPPQEKFFMLSPAKIADAIRELAKF, from the coding sequence ATGGCGATTAAATCATATATCGAAGCAGTAACGGAAGCGCTCGATCAGGAGATGGAGCGCGACTCCTCGATTTTTATCCTCGGTGAAGACGTAGGCGTGCGCGGCGGTGTATTCCGAGCCACTGCGGGCTTGATCGAAAAATACGGCGAAGATCGCGTCATCGACTCTCCGCTGTCCGAGTCGGCGATCGTCGGCGTTTCGATCGGCGCGGCGATGGTCGGCATGCGTCCGGTTGCGGAAATTCAGTTCGCCGACTTCATCTTCCCGGCGTACAACCAGATCGTCTCCGAAGCGGCGCGCATCCGCTACCGCACCAAGTCGGACTGGACCGTGCCGATGACGATCCGTGCGCCGTACGGCGGCGGCGTGCACGGCGCGCTGTACCACTCCCAGTCGGTAGAAGCTTTGTTCCACCATGTTCCGGGCTTGAAGATCGTCATGCCGTCCACTCCGTATGATGTGAAGGGACTGCTGACCGCTGCGATGCGCGACAACGACCCGGTGCTGTTCTTCGAGCACAAGCGCTGCTACCGCCTGATCAAAGGCGAGGTGCCGGAAGAGCAGTACACGATCGAGATCGGCAAGGCGGACGTCAAGCGCGAAGGCCACGATGTCACCGTCATCACCTACGGGCTGATGGTGCACTACGCGCTGGAAGCGGCGGAGACCCTCGCCCAAGAAGGCATCTCCACACACATCCTCGACCTGCGCACGATTAAGCCGATCGACCGTGAAGCGATCCTCGAAGCGACCAAGAAGACCGGCAAAGTGCTGATCGTGCACGAAGACAGCAAATTTGGCGGCGTGGGCGGCGAGATCTCGGCGATCATCGCCGAAGAAGCGCTGTTCGACCTCGACGCTCCGATTCAGCGCCTGTGCGGTCCGGACGTTCCGGCGATGCCGTACTCCCCGCCGCAAGAGAAGTTCTTCATGCTGAGCCCTGCTAAAATTGCAGACGCGATTCGTGAACTGGCCAAATTCTAA
- a CDS encoding dihydrolipoamide acetyltransferase family protein — MATILMPQLGESVTEGTIAKWLKQPGDKINKYDSIAEVITDKVNAEVPSEFVGTLTEILVPEGSTVAVGTPIAVIAEEGAAPAPAAAPKAEAAPAAAPSAAAAAVPQAAQAPAAPQRGEGGARFSPAVLRLIQEHNLDASQITGTGTGGRITRKDVLAFVEGGGAAAAPHLTKTEEDLSSVAAPTKPATGLTEIGAQGAPAAASAPVAAAPKAAYQAADGDTVIEASGIRKTIARRMLESKHNAPHAWTMMEADVTTLSKFRDKNKDAFKAKEGVSLTFLPFFIKAVVESLKEFPIINSTWQDDKIIIKKDINISIAVATEDALFVPVIKNADRLSVLGLSHAINDLAKRARAGKLTPDDMSGGTFTVNNTGSFGSIQSMPIINAPQAAILSMEAIVKRPVVMPDDSFAIRSMMNMCMSLDHRVLDGLVCGRFLQAVKKRIESYVEPNLY, encoded by the coding sequence ATGGCAACGATCTTGATGCCCCAGCTTGGCGAGTCCGTTACGGAAGGCACCATTGCCAAGTGGCTCAAACAACCAGGCGACAAAATCAACAAGTATGACTCGATCGCAGAAGTCATCACCGATAAAGTAAACGCAGAGGTGCCGTCCGAGTTTGTCGGCACCTTGACCGAAATCCTCGTTCCGGAAGGATCGACCGTCGCGGTTGGCACGCCGATCGCCGTGATCGCAGAAGAAGGCGCAGCGCCGGCTCCGGCTGCTGCTCCCAAGGCGGAAGCGGCTCCGGCCGCAGCGCCGAGCGCGGCAGCAGCAGCTGTTCCGCAGGCGGCTCAAGCTCCGGCAGCCCCGCAGCGCGGTGAGGGCGGCGCGCGCTTCTCGCCGGCCGTTCTGCGCCTGATCCAAGAGCACAACCTCGATGCCAGCCAGATCACCGGCACCGGTACCGGCGGCCGCATCACGCGCAAAGACGTGCTGGCCTTCGTAGAAGGCGGCGGCGCTGCAGCAGCACCGCACCTGACCAAGACGGAAGAAGACCTCTCCTCCGTGGCAGCACCGACCAAGCCGGCGACCGGCCTGACCGAGATCGGCGCACAAGGCGCACCGGCAGCAGCATCCGCTCCGGTTGCGGCAGCTCCGAAAGCGGCTTATCAAGCTGCAGACGGCGACACCGTGATCGAAGCATCGGGCATCCGCAAGACGATCGCCCGCCGCATGCTGGAGTCGAAGCACAACGCGCCGCACGCGTGGACGATGATGGAAGCGGATGTCACGACGCTCTCCAAGTTCCGCGACAAAAACAAAGACGCGTTCAAAGCAAAAGAGGGCGTGTCCCTGACCTTCCTGCCGTTCTTCATCAAAGCGGTCGTCGAGTCGCTCAAAGAGTTCCCGATTATCAACTCGACATGGCAGGATGATAAGATTATTATTAAAAAAGACATCAACATCTCGATTGCAGTAGCGACAGAAGACGCGCTGTTCGTGCCGGTCATTAAAAATGCGGATCGCCTGAGTGTTCTCGGCCTGTCCCATGCGATCAACGATCTGGCGAAACGCGCGCGGGCGGGCAAACTGACGCCGGACGACATGTCGGGCGGCACGTTCACCGTCAACAACACAGGTTCCTTCGGCTCGATCCAGTCGATGCCGATCATCAACGCTCCGCAGGCGGCGATCCTGTCGATGGAAGCGATCGTCAAGCGCCCGGTTGTTATGCCGGATGATTCGTTTGCGATCCGTTCGATGATGAACATGTGCATGTCGCTTGACCACCGTGTTCTCGACGGTCTGGTTTGCGGCCGCTTCCTGCAAGCGGTCAAGAAACGCATCGAGTCGTACGTCGAGCCGAACCTGTACTAA
- a CDS encoding thioester reductase domain-containing protein: MLNEQGKGLSGKETAEQKLAATGVTQASDSLKSFFAKHWQSPLPVLEMSTDFSRAQKKATELRECESSLSVELTEKLRLLADSTQTSLSSILLSAYTVLLQRYSRAEELLIGVHSSALTETSEERNFLLPLRLNFSQNSDFSEVLAEVNLAALVAQTCEVEQLLEEHAALNAELKHAAFPACFAMENGKRKGHIRALKKVGVEIGLTLKNSETDLRVSFTYDGGLYESSTIKRMMNNFQTLLTSITEAPKTLVSELHMLSEEELQLLASFNDTEAFFPSDKTIVNVFEEQVLRTPHNIAVRYQDEELTYAQLNEKANQMAHALRACGCDRESIIAIMVNRSIEMIISVLGVLKAGGAYLPIDPDAPQARIDYLLEDSNALLIITKDFLLDKLSGFNGEVFSLDKEMPVVGTYPAKPVASELTPDDLAYVIYTSGSTGKPKGTMLHHRGLCNLAVAQGEFFELHEQSRVLQFISLAFDPSVMEIFFTLTRGATLIMAPSHELKNAEALTDLLEREQITFFVTTPSMLSQLPLEAGPNLEVIVTGGDACPVPLAELWSKRVHYINNYGPTETTVSATGWSSRSKQGSMPNPLPIGRALQNTEVYLLDNHLNLVPIGANGELYIGGAGVARGYFRRPELTAEKFIDNPFRPGERMYKTGDLGRMLPDGNIEFQGRIDNQVKIRGYRIELGEIEAALLMHPQVKEGIVVASVDPIGQKRLVAYIVTELPLRPAEVQAFLAETLSDYMVPAHVINIPSIPVTINGKIDHRALPSPEEVNTGGEELYVAPQNDVQRLIAEVWQEILGVKQVGIHDNFFAMGGHSLNILPCLVKLKPYYPTLTIQDFYKHPTVAELELRIAQDAACEIALTHFEQLLVQTAEGAAAGKKKAASRLKLQKPNVVFLTGATGYLGSHILHDLLKDTDAHIYCLVRPSKDVTPQERLLETVDCYFGPTLAEEAKDRVTALAGDLTQEGLGLSDAERDLVYAQADAVIHCGADVRYYGDEAHFDQVNVRSTEQLLDIARRREGVRFHYVSTLSIMGPSDADGQEYVVTESDFDRGQTFHNLYCESKFRAEKLVREAMKQGVLCTVYRVGNLVGHSVTGRFQRNIETNAFYQWMKATLMLETTPFDPNYVDMTPVNYCSKALVHSVMRKDTISQTLHLCNPKQIKTETFISVLQGLGYSILTMDTQDYMWWLFQDNDSPKHHEALQLIFAHFNELNTEDPVMKITCKATQKLLAGSNIVCPEPDRDLIYVILKHAIKVGYLPASKHWALLETLEAKKQAAAYTQAKAAKKAEKELQFV, from the coding sequence ATGCTGAATGAACAGGGCAAAGGTCTCTCCGGGAAAGAGACCGCCGAACAAAAGCTTGCGGCTACGGGGGTAACGCAAGCATCTGACAGCTTGAAAAGTTTCTTTGCCAAACACTGGCAGTCTCCGCTGCCGGTCTTGGAAATGTCGACCGATTTCTCTCGCGCACAAAAGAAAGCCACAGAGCTTCGCGAATGCGAAAGCTCGCTGTCTGTTGAGCTCACCGAGAAGCTTCGACTACTCGCAGACTCGACGCAAACTTCGCTCTCCTCGATCCTGCTGTCCGCGTATACGGTGCTTTTGCAACGCTACAGCCGCGCCGAAGAATTGCTGATCGGCGTGCACAGCTCCGCATTGACGGAGACGAGCGAAGAACGGAACTTCCTTTTGCCGCTCCGTTTAAATTTTTCGCAAAACTCCGATTTCTCGGAAGTGCTGGCCGAGGTCAACCTCGCCGCACTCGTCGCGCAAACCTGCGAGGTCGAACAGCTGCTCGAAGAGCATGCCGCTCTGAACGCAGAGTTGAAACACGCAGCGTTTCCGGCTTGTTTTGCCATGGAAAACGGCAAGCGCAAAGGCCATATCCGCGCTTTGAAAAAAGTGGGCGTCGAAATCGGACTCACCTTGAAAAACAGTGAAACCGATCTGCGCGTGTCCTTTACGTATGATGGCGGGCTGTACGAATCGAGCACGATCAAACGGATGATGAACAACTTCCAGACGCTGCTGACCTCGATCACCGAAGCGCCGAAAACTTTGGTTTCCGAGCTGCACATGCTGTCCGAAGAAGAGCTCCAACTGCTCGCTTCCTTCAACGATACGGAAGCCTTTTTCCCGTCCGACAAAACGATCGTCAACGTCTTTGAAGAGCAGGTCCTGCGCACGCCGCACAACATCGCGGTGCGCTACCAGGACGAGGAACTGACCTATGCCCAGCTGAACGAAAAAGCGAACCAGATGGCGCATGCGCTGCGAGCTTGCGGCTGCGACCGCGAATCGATTATCGCGATCATGGTCAACCGCTCGATTGAGATGATCATTAGCGTTTTGGGCGTTCTGAAAGCCGGCGGCGCATATTTGCCGATCGACCCGGATGCACCCCAGGCGCGCATTGACTACCTGCTCGAAGATTCGAACGCGTTGCTCATCATCACGAAGGACTTCCTGCTCGACAAGCTCTCCGGCTTTAACGGCGAAGTCTTCTCACTGGACAAGGAAATGCCTGTCGTCGGAACGTATCCGGCAAAGCCGGTCGCTTCCGAACTCACCCCGGACGACCTGGCATACGTCATCTACACATCCGGTTCCACCGGCAAGCCGAAAGGGACGATGCTTCATCACCGCGGCCTGTGCAACCTGGCCGTTGCGCAAGGCGAGTTTTTCGAGCTTCACGAACAAAGCCGTGTGCTGCAGTTCATCTCGCTGGCGTTCGACCCGTCTGTCATGGAGATCTTCTTCACCTTGACCCGCGGCGCGACGCTGATCATGGCTCCTTCGCACGAACTGAAAAACGCGGAAGCCCTGACCGACCTGCTGGAGCGCGAACAGATCACTTTCTTCGTGACCACGCCTTCCATGCTCAGCCAACTGCCGCTGGAAGCCGGCCCGAATCTGGAAGTGATCGTCACCGGCGGTGACGCTTGTCCGGTACCGCTCGCAGAACTGTGGTCCAAGCGCGTTCATTACATCAACAACTACGGTCCGACGGAAACAACTGTCAGTGCAACCGGCTGGTCTTCCCGTTCCAAGCAAGGCAGCATGCCCAATCCTTTGCCGATTGGCCGCGCTTTGCAGAACACCGAAGTGTACCTGCTTGACAATCATTTGAATTTAGTGCCGATCGGCGCGAACGGTGAACTTTACATCGGCGGTGCAGGCGTAGCGCGCGGATATTTCAGACGCCCGGAGCTGACCGCAGAAAAGTTCATCGACAACCCGTTCCGCCCCGGCGAAAGAATGTACAAGACGGGCGACCTGGGCCGCATGCTGCCGGACGGGAACATCGAGTTCCAAGGCCGCATCGACAACCAGGTCAAGATCCGCGGCTACCGCATCGAACTCGGTGAGATCGAAGCCGCCCTGCTGATGCATCCGCAGGTCAAAGAAGGCATCGTCGTCGCCAGCGTCGACCCGATCGGTCAAAAGCGTCTGGTGGCGTACATCGTCACCGAACTGCCGCTGCGTCCGGCAGAAGTTCAAGCGTTCTTAGCTGAGACATTATCCGATTATATGGTTCCGGCACACGTGATCAACATTCCGTCGATTCCGGTTACAATCAACGGGAAGATCGATCACCGGGCGCTTCCGTCTCCGGAAGAGGTCAACACCGGCGGCGAAGAGCTGTATGTTGCACCGCAAAATGACGTGCAGCGCCTGATCGCAGAAGTCTGGCAAGAAATCCTCGGCGTGAAGCAAGTCGGCATCCATGACAACTTCTTTGCCATGGGCGGCCATTCGCTGAACATCCTGCCGTGCCTTGTAAAATTGAAACCGTACTATCCTACGCTGACGATCCAGGATTTTTATAAACACCCGACCGTCGCAGAGCTTGAGCTGCGCATCGCACAGGATGCCGCTTGCGAAATCGCTTTGACCCACTTTGAACAGCTGCTCGTGCAAACGGCGGAAGGCGCGGCTGCAGGCAAGAAAAAAGCGGCCAGCCGCTTGAAGCTGCAAAAGCCGAACGTCGTCTTCCTGACCGGTGCGACCGGATACCTCGGCTCGCACATCCTGCACGACCTGCTCAAAGACACTGATGCTCACATCTACTGCCTTGTCCGTCCGTCCAAAGACGTCACCCCGCAAGAGCGCCTGCTCGAAACGGTCGACTGCTACTTTGGTCCGACGCTGGCAGAGGAAGCAAAAGACCGCGTCACCGCCCTTGCCGGCGACCTGACCCAGGAAGGCCTCGGCCTTTCCGATGCGGAGCGCGACCTCGTGTATGCACAGGCGGACGCCGTGATTCACTGCGGCGCTGACGTGCGCTACTACGGCGACGAAGCTCACTTCGATCAGGTCAACGTCCGCTCGACCGAGCAGTTGCTCGACATCGCGCGCAGACGCGAAGGCGTGCGCTTCCACTATGTTTCCACGTTGAGCATCATGGGTCCGTCCGATGCGGACGGCCAGGAGTATGTGGTGACCGAAAGTGACTTCGACCGCGGCCAGACCTTCCACAACCTCTATTGCGAGAGCAAGTTCCGTGCGGAAAAGCTCGTTCGCGAGGCGATGAAGCAAGGGGTGTTGTGCACCGTCTACCGCGTCGGCAACCTCGTCGGCCATTCGGTGACCGGCCGCTTCCAGCGCAACATCGAGACCAACGCTTTCTACCAATGGATGAAAGCGACCTTGATGCTGGAAACGACCCCATTCGATCCGAACTACGTCGACATGACGCCGGTCAACTACTGCTCGAAAGCGCTCGTTCACTCTGTCATGCGCAAGGATACGATTTCTCAGACCCTGCATTTGTGCAATCCGAAGCAAATCAAAACGGAGACGTTTATCTCGGTGCTCCAAGGCCTCGGCTACAGCATCCTGACCATGGACACGCAAGACTACATGTGGTGGCTGTTCCAGGACAACGACTCTCCGAAACATCATGAAGCACTGCAGCTGATCTTCGCTCATTTCAATGAGCTGAACACCGAAGACCCGGTGATGAAGATCACCTGCAAAGCTACGCAAAAATTGCTTGCCGGATCAAACATCGTTTGCCCGGAACCGGATCGCGATCTGATCTATGTCATTCTTAAACATGCGATCAAAGTAGGCTATCTGCCCGCTTCCAAGCACTGGGCGCTCCTCGAGACCCTCGAAGCGAAGAAACAGGCAGCTGCGTACACGCAGGCCAAAGCCGCGAAAAAAGCGGAAAAAGAGCTGCAGTTCGTGTAA